In Pelosinus sp. UFO1, one genomic interval encodes:
- the eutS gene encoding ethanolamine utilization microcompartment protein EutS, which translates to MAVEKPRMVQEYVPGKQVTLAHLIANPKKELCEKLGLMSSSSAIGILTITPCEAAIIAADVATKAAAVQIGFMDRFTGSLVLVGTVSNVESALKQVVNVLVEGLGFSGPKLTKS; encoded by the coding sequence ATGGCGGTAGAAAAGCCGAGAATGGTCCAAGAATATGTACCAGGTAAGCAGGTAACTTTAGCACACCTCATAGCAAATCCTAAAAAAGAGCTGTGTGAAAAGCTAGGATTGATGTCTAGCAGTTCAGCAATTGGTATCTTAACGATTACCCCTTGTGAAGCAGCGATTATTGCAGCAGATGTAGCTACAAAAGCAGCAGCAGTACAGATTGGTTTTATGGATCGTTTTACGGGTTCCTTAGTACTAGTCGGCACAGTATCTAATGTAGAATCGGCTTTGAAACAGGTAGTTAATGTCCTGGTGGAAGGCTTGGGATTTTCTGGTCCTAAGCTAACAAAGTCTTAA
- a CDS encoding EutP/PduV family microcompartment system protein, whose protein sequence is MQKVMLVGPVGAGKTSLIHMLQKDSQKAEKTQSIIFTDGAIDTPGEYAQIPRFYSALMVTAMQASAVAVVQDATDFKIALPPGFASMFSRPVVGVVTKIDVPGIDREKARERLLQVGVKEPIFFVSSHTGEGLDELIEYFGKGGVHNE, encoded by the coding sequence ATGCAAAAGGTAATGCTAGTTGGTCCTGTGGGAGCAGGAAAGACATCTTTAATTCATATGCTGCAAAAGGATTCTCAAAAGGCTGAAAAAACACAAAGTATTATATTTACAGATGGAGCTATTGATACACCGGGCGAATATGCACAAATCCCACGTTTTTATTCAGCTTTAATGGTAACAGCGATGCAAGCATCAGCAGTAGCCGTTGTCCAGGATGCGACAGATTTTAAAATAGCTCTTCCGCCTGGGTTTGCTAGTATGTTTTCCCGTCCCGTCGTCGGGGTTGTTACTAAAATTGATGTTCCCGGAATTGATAGAGAAAAGGCTAGGGAGCGTTTACTACAAGTTGGGGTTAAAGAACCGATATTCTTTGTCTCTTCTCATACCGGAGAAGGGCTGGATGAATTAATTGAGTATTTTGGGAAGGGAGGTGTACATAATGAGTGA
- the eutM gene encoding ethanolamine utilization microcompartment protein EutM, translating to MMSEALGMIETKGLVGAIEAADAMVKAANVQLVGYEKIGSGLVTVMVRGDVGAIKAATDAGAAAAQKVGEVVSIHVIPRPHTDVEKILPKIK from the coding sequence ATAATGAGTGAAGCGTTAGGTATGATTGAAACTAAAGGATTAGTAGGAGCTATTGAAGCTGCTGATGCTATGGTAAAGGCAGCTAATGTTCAATTAGTAGGCTATGAAAAAATTGGCTCTGGTTTAGTAACAGTAATGGTACGTGGCGATGTTGGCGCGATAAAAGCGGCAACAGATGCTGGTGCTGCAGCTGCGCAAAAAGTTGGCGAAGTTGTATCCATTCACGTTATTCCTCGTCCTCATACAGACGTGGAAAAAATTCTTCCCAAAATAAAATAG
- the pduB gene encoding propanediol utilization microcompartment protein PduB — MQEQLIDKVMDEIKKRMESQAPTAAAKEECKGPVNPGITEFVGTAIGDTIGLVIANVDPMLHEKMKIDPKYRSIGILGARTGAGPHIMAADEAVKATNTEIISIELPRDTKGGAGHGSLILFGAEEVSDARRAIEVALKELNRTFGDVYGNDAGHIELQYTARASYAINKAFGAPVGKAFGLIVGAPAAIGVLMSDVAVKTANVEVVGYGSPAGGTSYSNEVILMVTGDSGAVRQAVLAAKDVGKKLLEAMAGPAPSSTTPYI; from the coding sequence ATGCAAGAGCAGTTAATCGATAAGGTTATGGATGAAATAAAAAAACGGATGGAAAGTCAAGCTCCTACCGCAGCCGCTAAAGAAGAATGCAAGGGCCCAGTGAATCCTGGAATTACTGAATTTGTTGGTACCGCAATCGGTGATACCATTGGTCTAGTTATCGCCAATGTTGATCCTATGCTGCACGAAAAGATGAAAATTGATCCTAAATATCGTTCAATTGGTATCTTAGGTGCTCGTACAGGGGCTGGCCCACACATCATGGCAGCTGATGAAGCTGTAAAAGCGACAAATACAGAGATCATATCCATTGAATTACCTCGTGATACCAAAGGTGGAGCAGGACATGGTTCTTTGATTCTCTTTGGTGCAGAAGAAGTGTCTGATGCTCGCCGTGCAATTGAAGTAGCGTTAAAAGAATTGAATCGCACTTTTGGCGATGTGTATGGAAACGATGCTGGGCATATTGAATTACAATATACTGCTCGGGCGAGTTATGCGATCAATAAAGCCTTTGGTGCACCTGTAGGTAAAGCTTTTGGACTGATTGTTGGTGCTCCTGCTGCAATTGGCGTGCTCATGTCAGATGTTGCAGTGAAAACGGCTAATGTTGAAGTGGTTGGTTATGGCAGTCCAGCTGGTGGGACTAGTTATTCTAATGAAGTTATTCTAATGGTTACTGGTGATTCCGGTGCAGTACGTCAAGCCGTACTTGCCGCTAAAGACGTAGGCAAAAAATTGTTGGAAGCTATGGCTGGTCCAGCTCCATCGTCAACTACGCCATATATCTAA
- a CDS encoding propanediol/glycerol family dehydratase large subunit gives MKRSKRFEVLAARPVNQDGFVEEWPEVGLMAMGSPNDPIPSIKIENGKIVEMDGVARSNFDFIEQFIADYAIDVKVAEKAMAMDATEIAKMLVDVNVSRKEVVDLVRGLTAAKLVAVFNTMNVVEMMMAMQKMRARKIPSNQCHITNVNDNPVLIAADGAEAALRGFDEMETTVAVVRYAPFNALALLIGGQTGRGGTLIQCALEEATELELGMRGITAYAETISVYGTENVFVDGDDTPWSKAFLASAYASRGLKMRFTSGTGSEVQMGYAEGKSMLYLEIRCIMVTRGAGVQGLQNGSVSCIGVPAAVPSGIRAVLAENLCTTMLDMEVASSNDQTFTHSDIRRTARTLMQMLPGTDFICSGYGGVPNYDNMFAGSNWDVDDYDDWNIIQRDLKVDGGLRPASEEEVIAVRNKAARALQAVFKELGFPAITDEEVEAATYAHGSKDVPARNVVEDLKGAQELMSRGITGIDVVKALSKSGFTDLAENVLNLLKQRISGDYLHTSAILDTKFNVISAVNSRNDYAGPGTGYRMSDERWEEIKNIRQAIKPSDFDV, from the coding sequence ATGAAGAGATCAAAGCGTTTTGAAGTCTTAGCTGCCCGCCCTGTAAATCAGGACGGTTTCGTAGAAGAATGGCCAGAAGTTGGTCTGATGGCTATGGGTAGCCCTAATGATCCAATTCCTAGTATTAAAATCGAAAACGGCAAAATCGTTGAAATGGACGGTGTTGCTCGTAGTAATTTCGATTTTATTGAACAGTTTATTGCTGATTATGCCATTGATGTCAAGGTAGCCGAGAAAGCAATGGCTATGGATGCCACTGAAATTGCCAAAATGCTTGTTGACGTCAATGTATCAAGAAAAGAAGTGGTAGATCTTGTTCGTGGTTTAACTGCTGCGAAATTAGTAGCCGTTTTCAATACTATGAATGTCGTAGAAATGATGATGGCAATGCAAAAAATGCGGGCACGGAAAATTCCTTCGAATCAATGCCATATTACAAACGTAAATGACAATCCAGTGTTGATCGCGGCAGATGGCGCAGAAGCTGCATTGCGTGGTTTTGATGAAATGGAAACAACGGTTGCCGTTGTTCGTTACGCTCCATTTAATGCCTTGGCCCTCTTAATTGGTGGTCAAACCGGCAGAGGCGGCACATTGATCCAATGTGCACTCGAAGAAGCAACTGAGTTAGAACTTGGTATGCGTGGTATCACTGCCTATGCAGAAACTATTTCTGTATATGGTACCGAAAACGTGTTTGTTGATGGCGATGATACACCTTGGTCAAAAGCATTTCTTGCTTCAGCCTATGCTTCACGAGGCTTGAAAATGAGATTTACCTCAGGTACTGGTTCTGAGGTTCAGATGGGATATGCAGAAGGCAAGTCTATGTTATATCTAGAAATTCGTTGCATTATGGTTACTAGAGGAGCGGGCGTACAAGGACTACAAAATGGTTCCGTAAGTTGCATTGGCGTTCCAGCAGCTGTTCCATCCGGTATTCGTGCTGTTTTGGCAGAAAACCTTTGCACGACTATGCTAGATATGGAAGTAGCATCTAGTAATGACCAAACCTTTACTCATTCTGATATTCGCCGTACAGCTCGTACATTAATGCAGATGCTTCCTGGCACTGACTTTATTTGTTCTGGTTATGGTGGAGTACCAAACTATGATAATATGTTTGCTGGTTCTAACTGGGATGTTGACGATTACGATGATTGGAATATCATCCAGCGTGATTTGAAAGTTGACGGTGGTTTGCGCCCAGCTTCTGAAGAAGAGGTAATTGCTGTTCGTAATAAAGCTGCTCGGGCTTTACAAGCAGTATTTAAGGAATTAGGCTTCCCTGCAATTACGGATGAAGAAGTAGAAGCTGCAACCTATGCTCATGGCAGCAAGGATGTTCCAGCACGTAATGTGGTTGAAGATTTAAAAGGCGCACAAGAATTGATGAGCCGTGGCATTACGGGCATTGATGTTGTTAAAGCCTTATCGAAGAGCGGTTTTACTGATTTAGCTGAAAATGTTCTAAATCTTTTGAAACAACGTATCTCCGGTGATTATCTCCATACATCAGCTATTCTTGATACCAAGTTTAATGTTATCAGCGCCGTGAATAGCCGTAATGATTATGCCGGCCCAGGAACTGGTTATCGTATGAGCGATGAACGTTGGGAAGAAATTAAAAACATTCGTCAAGCAATTAAACCATCTGACTTTGACGTTTGA
- a CDS encoding propanediol/glycerol family dehydratase medium subunit: MEINEQMIREIVMQVVQGMEQTKPATAVVTGRPMTLVEKGEARPGTRADEVIIAVTPAFGKFQNKTIVNVPHSDVLREMIAGIEEEGLSARVVRILRTSDVGFAAHDATKLSGSGISIGIQSRGTTVIHQKDLPPLSNLELFPQSPLLDLPAFRAIGRNAAKYAKGESPTPVPTRNDQMARPKFQAKAAVLHIKETEHVVPGAKPVELTVQF, encoded by the coding sequence ATGGAAATTAACGAACAAATGATTCGTGAAATCGTAATGCAAGTGGTACAAGGAATGGAACAAACCAAACCTGCTACTGCAGTAGTGACAGGACGTCCCATGACTTTGGTTGAAAAAGGGGAAGCACGCCCTGGGACAAGAGCAGACGAAGTGATTATTGCTGTCACTCCAGCTTTCGGTAAATTCCAAAATAAAACCATTGTAAACGTTCCTCATAGTGATGTATTGCGAGAAATGATCGCAGGCATTGAGGAAGAAGGTTTGAGTGCTAGAGTGGTTAGAATATTGCGCACTTCCGATGTAGGATTTGCTGCCCATGATGCGACTAAATTGAGTGGATCTGGCATTTCTATCGGCATACAGTCTAGAGGCACTACTGTAATTCATCAAAAGGATTTACCACCACTAAGTAACTTAGAACTTTTCCCTCAATCTCCTTTATTAGATTTACCTGCTTTCCGCGCTATTGGCCGCAATGCTGCGAAATATGCGAAAGGTGAATCACCAACACCAGTACCAACAAGAAATGACCAAATGGCACGGCCTAAATTCCAGGCAAAAGCCGCTGTGCTTCATATCAAAGAAACAGAACATGTAGTTCCTGGAGCAAAACCAGTTGAACTTACTGTACAATTTTAA
- a CDS encoding diol dehydratase small subunit, protein MSQEKMIEDMVREVLKSMTQGQAPQKSHSAPSAKAQGLNADKDYPLATKRPELLKSPTGKKLSDITLANVLNGSVTPSDVRIAPETLRMQAEIADGVGRTQFANNLRRAAELTAIPDKRILEIYNALRPYRSTREELLAIAEEMETKYNAKINAAFVREAAGVYERRNRLRAE, encoded by the coding sequence ATGTCTCAAGAAAAAATGATAGAAGATATGGTTCGTGAAGTGTTAAAGTCAATGACTCAAGGGCAAGCGCCTCAAAAATCTCATTCTGCCCCAAGTGCTAAAGCGCAAGGACTAAATGCAGATAAAGATTATCCATTGGCAACAAAACGACCAGAATTATTAAAAAGCCCTACAGGGAAAAAACTTTCAGACATTACTTTGGCTAACGTGTTAAATGGTAGTGTTACACCGAGTGATGTACGTATTGCTCCTGAAACACTTAGAATGCAGGCCGAAATTGCTGATGGTGTTGGTAGAACCCAGTTCGCAAATAATTTGCGTCGGGCAGCTGAGCTAACTGCAATTCCTGATAAACGGATTCTTGAAATATATAATGCCCTTCGTCCTTATCGTTCAACTAGAGAAGAATTATTAGCCATTGCCGAAGAGATGGAAACAAAATACAATGCAAAAATAAATGCCGCTTTCGTGAGAGAGGCTGCAGGAGTATACGAACGCAGAAATCGTCTCAGAGCGGAGTAG
- a CDS encoding diol dehydratase reactivase subunit alpha has translation MAIVAGVDIGNSTTEVCLAAIDSTKVTQFLASSIVKTTGIKGTLANVPGIIIALEEALRKSKMQLTELSEIRLNEATPVIGDLAMETITETIITESTMIGHNPSTPGGVGLGVGQTVLFSQLSSLVAGDKVICIIPQGIDFEDAASGLNLALSRGIDIQGAVVRQDDAVLIANRLQKAMPVVDEVTMIEKVPIGMLAAVEVAEAGQTIRTLSNPYGIATVFNLSADDTKMVVPIARALIGNRSAVVVRTPQGDVKARTIPAGFITVFGQKGKADIDVESGANKIMETVERVQPVLDVQGEAGTHVNGMLERVRQVMSELTEQPLADMKIQDILAVDTFVPQKVQGGLAGEFALENAVALAAMVKTSRLPMQQIANKLTQELGVKVVIAGVEANMAIRGALTTPGTDKPLAILDMGGGSTDAAIITRDERVMSIHLAGAGDMVTMLINSELGLNDFDLSEDIKKYPLAKVESLYHIRLEDGTVRFYEQHLKPEVFSRVVILKDGDMVPIPSSHPLDKIRHVRREAKKRVFVTNALRSLARVAPTGNIRHIEFVVLVGGSAMDFEVGDMVTDALAEYSIVCGRGNIRGSEGPRNAVATGLVLSYLDREA, from the coding sequence ATGGCTATAGTTGCAGGTGTGGATATTGGCAATTCTACAACAGAGGTTTGTCTGGCTGCTATAGATTCAACAAAGGTCACTCAATTTTTAGCAAGCAGTATTGTCAAAACAACAGGAATAAAGGGTACATTGGCCAATGTACCCGGAATTATCATTGCGCTAGAAGAGGCTTTGAGAAAATCGAAGATGCAGTTAACTGAACTATCTGAAATCCGATTAAATGAAGCAACTCCAGTTATTGGTGATTTGGCAATGGAGACAATAACGGAAACCATTATTACCGAATCGACTATGATTGGACATAATCCTTCTACACCAGGCGGCGTAGGTTTAGGAGTAGGGCAAACGGTTTTATTTAGTCAATTAAGCAGTCTTGTAGCTGGAGACAAAGTGATTTGTATTATTCCACAAGGCATTGATTTTGAAGATGCAGCCAGTGGTCTTAATCTTGCATTATCAAGAGGCATAGACATTCAGGGAGCTGTTGTCCGCCAAGATGATGCGGTGCTGATTGCTAATCGGTTGCAAAAAGCAATGCCGGTAGTGGATGAAGTCACGATGATTGAGAAGGTTCCCATTGGAATGCTGGCAGCAGTAGAAGTGGCTGAGGCAGGGCAAACCATTAGAACGTTGTCAAACCCTTATGGAATTGCAACTGTATTTAATTTATCAGCCGATGATACGAAAATGGTCGTGCCGATTGCTCGCGCCTTGATTGGTAACCGTTCCGCAGTCGTGGTACGTACACCACAAGGTGATGTGAAAGCAAGAACTATTCCAGCTGGATTTATTACTGTCTTTGGACAAAAAGGCAAAGCGGATATTGATGTGGAATCAGGAGCCAATAAAATCATGGAAACGGTGGAAAGGGTGCAACCCGTCCTTGATGTACAGGGAGAAGCCGGAACTCATGTAAATGGGATGTTAGAGAGAGTTCGTCAGGTAATGAGTGAACTGACAGAGCAACCTTTGGCAGATATGAAGATACAGGATATCCTAGCCGTTGATACTTTTGTCCCACAAAAAGTACAAGGTGGATTAGCTGGAGAGTTTGCACTAGAGAATGCTGTAGCTTTGGCGGCCATGGTAAAAACAAGTCGTCTTCCTATGCAGCAAATCGCGAATAAGCTTACCCAGGAATTAGGGGTCAAGGTTGTCATTGCAGGTGTAGAGGCAAACATGGCTATCAGGGGGGCATTGACCACTCCTGGCACGGATAAGCCATTAGCTATCCTAGATATGGGTGGCGGCTCTACGGATGCAGCTATTATTACTAGAGATGAACGGGTTATGTCCATTCATTTAGCTGGAGCTGGTGACATGGTTACCATGCTCATCAATTCAGAGCTAGGGTTAAATGACTTTGATTTATCGGAAGATATTAAAAAGTATCCATTAGCAAAAGTCGAGAGCTTATATCATATACGGTTAGAAGATGGAACGGTACGCTTTTATGAACAGCATCTTAAACCGGAGGTTTTCTCTCGTGTGGTAATTCTAAAAGATGGTGACATGGTTCCTATTCCTAGTTCTCATCCCTTAGATAAGATTCGCCATGTAAGAAGAGAGGCAAAAAAGAGGGTGTTTGTAACCAATGCACTTAGATCTCTTGCTCGCGTGGCACCTACAGGCAATATTCGTCATATTGAATTTGTTGTTTTGGTAGGCGGATCGGCTATGGATTTTGAAGTAGGGGATATGGTAACCGATGCATTGGCTGAATATAGCATTGTTTGTGGACGAGGAAATATTCGGGGTTCTGAAGGTCCACGTAATGCTGTAGCCACTGGGTTGGTATTGTCCTATCTTGACAGAGAGGCGTGA
- a CDS encoding glycerol dehydratase reactivase beta/small subunit family protein: MLQDRIKPCVLIYIFPHSDGDKKIREVQAGMEEEGIPCSIMSSNESDEITLAYQAASASKLGVGIGIGSENLCIHYAKLPANQPLFALNAAGTPAQWRHFGYNAARLVKGIPFKNQPSEDVGSQIIDSKALYQIVYKIVNKVLLEGAEDHGEVKAWSKTR, encoded by the coding sequence ATGCTGCAAGATAGAATTAAACCTTGTGTGCTAATCTATATATTTCCCCACTCAGATGGTGATAAAAAGATTCGGGAGGTACAGGCTGGTATGGAGGAAGAAGGAATACCTTGCTCCATTATGTCTAGTAACGAATCAGATGAAATCACTCTAGCGTATCAGGCCGCTTCTGCTTCGAAACTTGGAGTCGGAATCGGAATTGGATCAGAAAATTTGTGCATTCACTATGCTAAATTGCCTGCAAACCAGCCTTTATTTGCTTTAAATGCTGCAGGAACTCCTGCACAATGGAGGCATTTCGGTTACAATGCGGCACGTTTGGTTAAGGGAATTCCTTTTAAAAATCAACCTTCCGAAGATGTAGGTTCTCAAATTATAGATTCGAAGGCCCTATATCAGATTGTTTATAAAATCGTCAATAAAGTTCTTTTAGAAGGTGCCGAAGACCATGGGGAGGTGAAAGCATGGTCAAAGACGCGGTAG
- a CDS encoding BMC domain-containing protein, with protein MVKDAVGLIEIVGLAAALEAADAAVKAANVELIGYELTKGGGLVVVKLSGNVGAVKAAIEAGKMAGSKVNKVWATHIIPRPHGELSCMLLTKETVGLAKKQPVAEVVEPAKVELGETLLVSNEENQLVKVELEEHESEIKELSPVLEKQKKVSDYCNLCGDPACPRVKGDPKITCIHYERNNKEAE; from the coding sequence ATGGTCAAAGACGCGGTAGGTCTCATAGAAATTGTCGGATTGGCTGCCGCTTTAGAAGCGGCTGATGCAGCTGTTAAAGCAGCTAATGTTGAGCTAATTGGCTATGAACTGACAAAAGGCGGGGGACTCGTAGTCGTTAAATTAAGTGGTAATGTTGGAGCAGTTAAGGCTGCAATTGAAGCTGGTAAGATGGCTGGCAGTAAGGTGAATAAGGTATGGGCTACTCACATTATACCTAGACCCCATGGAGAGTTATCTTGCATGCTGCTCACAAAAGAAACGGTAGGCTTAGCTAAGAAACAGCCAGTGGCTGAAGTGGTAGAACCTGCAAAAGTTGAACTAGGCGAAACTTTACTTGTAAGCAATGAAGAAAATCAGTTAGTAAAGGTTGAGCTAGAAGAACATGAGTCGGAAATTAAAGAATTGTCACCTGTTTTAGAGAAACAGAAAAAAGTTTCCGATTATTGCAATCTTTGTGGTGATCCTGCTTGCCCTAGAGTAAAGGGAGATCCTAAGATCACTTGTATCCATTATGAGAGAAATAATAAGGAGGCGGAATAG
- the eutM gene encoding ethanolamine utilization microcompartment protein EutM: protein MRGEALGMVETKGLVGAIEAADAMVKAANVILVGYEKIGSGLVTVLVRGDVGAVKAATDTGAAAAQRVGELVSVHVIPRPHTDIEKILPKVDESL, encoded by the coding sequence ATGCGTGGAGAAGCGTTAGGAATGGTCGAAACAAAGGGTTTAGTAGGCGCTATTGAAGCTGCTGATGCAATGGTTAAAGCGGCTAATGTAATATTAGTAGGTTATGAAAAAATTGGGTCTGGTTTAGTAACCGTTTTGGTTCGTGGTGATGTAGGAGCAGTAAAGGCTGCTACTGATACAGGTGCAGCAGCAGCACAAAGAGTTGGCGAATTGGTGTCTGTTCATGTAATTCCACGTCCTCATACAGATATCGAAAAGATTCTTCCTAAGGTTGATGAATCTTTATAA
- the pduL gene encoding phosphate propanoyltransferase produces MMEKTVMDEVVKQVMQVLSKATLLEEKKGIPVGVSNRHIHLSAEHIEILFGSGHTLTRQKDLKQVGEFAAAETVTMVGPKGVIRGVRVLGPVRKNTQVEISRTDGFSLGVVPPLRDSGDIAESAGITIVGSHGAVTLTEGLICATRHIHMHTDDARHFGVSDGERVKVEIGGSRGASFKNVLVRVHPDFRLEFHIDTDEANAVNLKSGDEVTLSRCEEV; encoded by the coding sequence ATGATGGAAAAGACAGTAATGGATGAAGTTGTGAAACAGGTAATGCAGGTTTTGTCAAAAGCTACCTTGCTAGAGGAAAAGAAAGGCATTCCTGTAGGCGTATCCAATCGCCACATCCACCTCTCTGCCGAGCATATTGAAATATTGTTTGGTTCTGGCCATACGTTGACGCGGCAAAAAGATTTGAAACAAGTTGGAGAATTTGCTGCTGCGGAAACAGTTACTATGGTTGGGCCTAAAGGCGTAATTCGTGGTGTTCGGGTATTAGGACCAGTGCGCAAGAATACGCAGGTTGAAATTTCCCGCACAGATGGATTTAGCCTTGGGGTAGTGCCGCCTCTGCGTGATTCAGGCGATATAGCAGAATCAGCTGGTATTACGATTGTTGGTTCTCATGGCGCAGTGACCTTGACGGAAGGGTTGATATGCGCAACCAGACACATTCACATGCATACGGATGATGCTCGGCATTTTGGTGTTTCAGATGGAGAACGGGTCAAGGTTGAAATTGGCGGTTCAAGGGGAGCTTCCTTCAAAAACGTGTTAGTACGTGTACATCCAGATTTTCGTCTGGAATTTCATATTGACACGGATGAAGCGAATGCTGTCAATCTGAAAAGTGGTGATGAAGTGACTCTATCGCGATGCGAGGAGGTATAG
- a CDS encoding flavoprotein: MDNEKLVQLVTLEVMRQLKQKPAAIQENVALAEHKALAIFTGGTIGFEQGLVEIKKIQNLNFSVTVVLSAAAEQIIGIDRIKAELGSHTTIVTAHSPYPGDVLREAELVLVPVLTQNTAAKLAHTLSDTMISTLILQGLMMGKPVVAASNAADPMDSWRLQANMGKASPGLLKALRANLQKLEGYGIQLVQVTALAEESQKLLDRKSKTSVASLANKKSVLDAVAIKNASANGAKSIAVSRGTIITPLAKDVAREYGVEIILE, translated from the coding sequence GTGGATAATGAAAAGCTGGTGCAACTTGTTACATTAGAAGTTATGCGCCAATTAAAACAAAAACCTGCGGCTATACAAGAAAATGTTGCTCTGGCTGAGCATAAAGCTTTGGCCATTTTTACTGGTGGAACAATTGGCTTTGAGCAGGGTTTGGTAGAGATAAAAAAAATACAAAATCTTAATTTTTCGGTAACAGTAGTCTTATCTGCAGCGGCTGAACAAATTATAGGAATTGATCGTATTAAGGCAGAATTGGGCAGTCACACAACTATTGTTACTGCCCATTCCCCTTATCCTGGCGATGTATTACGGGAGGCTGAACTTGTGCTTGTTCCAGTGCTTACCCAGAATACGGCAGCTAAGCTGGCTCATACTTTGTCAGATACGATGATTTCAACCCTGATTTTGCAAGGTTTGATGATGGGAAAACCAGTAGTAGCAGCGTCGAATGCGGCCGACCCAATGGATAGTTGGCGATTACAGGCTAATATGGGAAAGGCATCACCTGGACTGCTAAAAGCTTTACGTGCAAATTTGCAAAAGCTGGAAGGCTATGGCATACAGCTTGTTCAAGTGACTGCTCTAGCAGAGGAAAGTCAAAAATTATTGGACCGCAAGAGTAAAACGAGTGTAGCTAGTTTGGCAAACAAAAAAAGTGTGCTGGATGCGGTTGCAATAAAAAATGCTTCAGCGAATGGTGCTAAAAGTATTGCAGTTTCTCGTGGAACCATTATTACTCCATTGGCGAAAGACGTTGCCAGGGAATATGGTGTTGAGATTATATTGGAATAG
- a CDS encoding EutN/CcmL family microcompartment protein, translating to MWVGRVIGTLVATPKDESLTGSKLLFVQPMKFYEDQRRNPVVAVDTIGAGTGETVLVVEGSSARHLLGRPNAAVDSAIIGIIDSIELNKELLEE from the coding sequence ATGTGGGTGGGAAGAGTGATAGGTACATTGGTGGCTACACCTAAAGATGAAAGTCTCACTGGCAGCAAGTTGCTGTTTGTGCAACCTATGAAATTTTATGAAGATCAAAGGCGAAATCCCGTTGTAGCTGTAGATACCATTGGTGCTGGCACAGGTGAGACTGTCCTGGTTGTTGAGGGCAGTTCAGCCAGGCATTTACTTGGTAGACCCAACGCAGCAGTAGATTCTGCTATCATTGGAATTATTGATAGTATCGAGTTAAATAAAGAGTTACTCGAGGAGTAA